A single genomic interval of Aquipuribacter hungaricus harbors:
- the cpaB gene encoding Flp pilus assembly protein CpaB, with amino-acid sequence MNPRQRRGVVLMVLSVVVAVGVFAIVTNYVREVSSQVGPLTTVYRAVGPIEAYQPFTEDNVEPVEVPARWTSPSSQLELGDIEGRRAPFRLEAETVVTADMLIPTSDLSPTEREIAINVNSVTGVAGRVAPNDRVDIYAVFEDVPGLPAQVRVLVRDVRVVTVEGERTVRTNDDEEGLQETSVLPVTLALEPDDALSVTYANAFAAEVRLVALPTDVGTDRTDDTDDFDAGDLGGQPVAVEAP; translated from the coding sequence GTGAACCCCAGGCAGCGCCGCGGCGTCGTGCTCATGGTGCTCAGCGTCGTCGTCGCCGTCGGCGTCTTCGCGATCGTCACCAACTACGTCCGCGAGGTCAGCAGCCAGGTCGGCCCGCTGACCACGGTGTACCGGGCGGTCGGGCCGATCGAGGCCTACCAGCCCTTCACCGAGGACAACGTCGAGCCGGTCGAGGTGCCCGCCCGGTGGACCTCGCCGTCCTCGCAGCTCGAGCTCGGCGACATCGAGGGCCGCCGGGCCCCGTTCCGGCTCGAGGCCGAGACGGTCGTGACGGCCGACATGCTCATCCCCACCTCCGACCTCAGCCCGACCGAGCGCGAGATCGCCATCAACGTCAACTCCGTCACCGGCGTCGCCGGCCGGGTCGCCCCGAACGACCGGGTCGACATCTACGCCGTGTTCGAGGACGTGCCGGGCCTGCCCGCGCAGGTCCGCGTGCTGGTGCGCGACGTGCGCGTCGTCACCGTGGAGGGGGAGCGGACCGTGCGCACCAACGACGACGAGGAGGGCCTGCAGGAGACCAGCGTGCTGCCGGTGACCCTCGCCCTGGAGCCCGACGACGCGCTGTCGGTGACCTACGCCAACGCCTTCGCCGCCGAGGTCCGCCTGGTGGCGCTGCCCACCGACGTGGGCACCGACCGGACCGACGACACCGACGACTTCGACGCCGGCGACCTCGGCGGCCAGCCCGTGGCGGTGGAGGCCCCGTGA